One segment of Paenibacillus sp. FSL R7-0337 DNA contains the following:
- a CDS encoding sugar ABC transporter substrate-binding protein yields the protein MLKKKGWFTLLSLVLMVSVVLTGCGGKNNASSGGNSGSEATANAGSKDSKETKNLTFMFRGGTDEQKAYEGVVKKYEADHPNVKVKIVVTAADQYATKLKASITGNSVPDVFYFESGDLKAYVNSGVLLDLTSYVEKNPNIDLNNIWKYGVDLYRYDGTMAGQGNLYGMPKDVGPFALGYNKTMFEAAGIPLPDKDKPYTWDEFIKVAQQLTTDKDGDGKLDQFGAGFNVQWALPSFVWSNGADWLDATKTKVTIDDPKFIEALQFFTDMQLKYGITPSTEQAQTLDTYQRWMKGEMAFFPVGPWDMSTYEKLPFDYDLIPYPAGSTGKSATWTGSLGIGASAKTKHPGEAVDLINYLTASKEGMEALVKAKVQIPNLMDMAKEWAADTTTKPANKEEFLQVVNEYGRVLPGHYTYNAEWYNLFYTDIQPVLDGKVTPEEYVKAEQPKMQKLLDKAVEQEEKSKK from the coding sequence GTGTTAAAGAAAAAGGGCTGGTTCACACTGCTGTCGTTAGTTCTGATGGTATCGGTTGTACTTACAGGCTGCGGCGGAAAGAACAATGCATCGTCCGGGGGCAATAGCGGAAGCGAAGCTACGGCGAATGCCGGCAGCAAGGATTCCAAGGAAACCAAGAATCTTACGTTCATGTTCCGCGGGGGAACCGATGAGCAGAAGGCTTATGAAGGTGTTGTGAAAAAATATGAAGCCGATCATCCGAACGTCAAGGTTAAGATCGTTGTGACTGCGGCAGATCAATATGCGACTAAGCTGAAAGCCTCTATTACCGGGAACAGCGTGCCGGACGTATTCTATTTTGAATCCGGTGACCTGAAGGCTTATGTGAACAGCGGCGTGCTGCTGGATCTGACCAGCTATGTGGAGAAGAACCCTAACATTGATTTGAATAACATCTGGAAATATGGCGTGGATCTGTACCGTTACGACGGTACCATGGCTGGACAAGGTAATCTGTACGGGATGCCTAAGGACGTAGGCCCTTTTGCACTCGGCTATAATAAGACCATGTTCGAAGCTGCGGGTATCCCGCTGCCGGACAAAGACAAACCATACACCTGGGATGAATTCATCAAAGTCGCTCAGCAGCTGACGACTGATAAGGACGGGGACGGCAAGCTGGATCAATTCGGCGCAGGCTTCAACGTGCAGTGGGCCTTACCTTCCTTCGTCTGGAGCAACGGAGCGGACTGGCTGGATGCTACCAAGACCAAGGTTACCATTGATGATCCGAAGTTTATCGAAGCCTTGCAATTTTTCACTGACATGCAGCTTAAATACGGCATTACGCCATCAACGGAACAAGCTCAGACGCTGGATACCTACCAGCGCTGGATGAAAGGTGAAATGGCCTTCTTCCCTGTAGGTCCGTGGGATATGAGCACTTACGAGAAGCTGCCTTTTGATTATGACCTGATTCCTTATCCTGCCGGCTCCACAGGCAAATCTGCAACATGGACCGGCTCACTAGGTATCGGTGCTTCCGCCAAAACCAAGCATCCCGGTGAAGCCGTGGATCTGATCAACTATCTGACAGCCTCCAAGGAGGGGATGGAAGCGCTGGTGAAGGCTAAGGTGCAAATCCCGAACCTGATGGATATGGCCAAGGAATGGGCCGCTGATACTACGACCAAACCGGCGAACAAGGAAGAATTCCTCCAGGTCGTGAATGAATATGGACGGGTGCTGCCTGGTCACTACACGTACAATGCTGAATGGTATAACCTGTTCTACACGGATATCCAGCCGGTACTTGACGGTAAGGTTACCCCGGAGGAATATGTGAAGGCGGAACAGCCGAAGATGCAGAAGCTGCTGGATAAAGCGGTCGAGCAAGAGGAGAAATCCAAGAAATAA
- a CDS encoding beta-L-arabinofuranosidase domain-containing protein — protein sequence MTITPHQPLEAPIQGKPLYEEYRMDQVRVSDPYIANAFAKEVDYLTSYDPDRLLAGFRENRELPKRADKYPGWENTEIRGHTLGHYLSALSQAYACTRDDGLLLRLNYLLGELALCQHESGYLSAFEERLFDNVENKQPAWVPWYTMHKIIAGLTASYSATGSKTAYALADKLGDWVYRRTASWSEEVHQRVLSVEYGGMNDCLYDLYRITGKAGHLSAAHSFDELTLFTPVHEGKDILKGKHANTTIPKFLGALNRYRTLGESEVFYVEAAVQFWEMVVQHHSYITGGNSEWEHFGDPDMLDRERSNFTAETCNTYNMLKLTRELFKITGEPRYADFYENTYLNAIVSSQHPHTGMTMYFQPMATGYFKVYSSPFEHFWCCTGTGMESFTKLNDSLYFHDAASIVVNQYFSSTLNSAAHGLMLIQSANLPYSDTVEFKISVMQPQDQSTTLKLRLPDWLAGEPGLLLNGQPVNLEISGGYLLTDRVWEDGDTLQLKLPMKLAHFSLPDARQVVAFKYGPVVLSAALGQSDLSVSATGVAVSVPTRNMLVKDFITTVNESPQEWLAQLADRAVRLEQDELAFALRGTDEDQRLVFTQHYKQHSERYGIYWRLVEADSAELQKHILQGKIRQRVQDATLDSLPVGNDQYELEHGIAGENTSVATWDGYNIRKAENSGWFSYRMKVAPRTDNYLSVIYFSGNNGKKIAIYVDGELIASEVLHTDEARSFYERSYLIPAEAVGGKTEVEVKFVVPEKENGIFDLLRMMTGYDHNAGLRQLAFSEGTLSTSFSGGITTYSLSVPQAAGQVQLNVTPHHHNALVYADGILIEDSLPREIKLPHSRTEVNLTVKAEDHVTVQEYKLQIVKE from the coding sequence ATGACAATTACACCCCATCAGCCTCTGGAGGCCCCGATTCAGGGTAAGCCCTTGTACGAAGAATACCGTATGGACCAGGTCCGTGTGTCCGATCCGTATATTGCAAACGCCTTTGCCAAAGAGGTCGATTATCTGACCAGCTATGATCCAGACCGCCTGCTGGCGGGCTTCCGCGAGAACCGGGAACTGCCGAAGCGTGCCGACAAATATCCCGGCTGGGAGAACACAGAGATCCGCGGACACACGCTGGGCCATTATCTGTCGGCGCTGTCCCAGGCCTATGCCTGTACGCGGGATGACGGCCTGCTGCTCAGGCTGAACTATCTTCTGGGAGAGCTGGCCCTATGCCAGCATGAGAGCGGTTACCTGTCCGCGTTCGAGGAACGCCTTTTTGATAATGTGGAGAACAAGCAGCCGGCGTGGGTCCCCTGGTACACCATGCACAAAATCATCGCCGGACTCACCGCGTCCTACTCTGCCACCGGCAGCAAAACAGCCTATGCCCTGGCGGATAAGCTCGGTGATTGGGTATACCGCCGTACAGCCTCCTGGTCTGAAGAAGTCCATCAGCGTGTATTATCGGTGGAATACGGCGGGATGAATGACTGCCTCTACGACCTGTACAGAATCACCGGAAAAGCAGGCCATTTAAGCGCCGCGCATAGCTTCGACGAGCTGACGCTGTTCACTCCAGTCCATGAGGGCAAGGATATTCTCAAGGGCAAGCATGCCAATACTACGATTCCGAAATTCCTCGGTGCGCTGAACCGTTACCGGACGCTCGGGGAGAGTGAAGTTTTTTATGTGGAAGCGGCGGTGCAGTTCTGGGAGATGGTTGTCCAGCATCACAGCTACATCACCGGAGGGAACAGCGAATGGGAGCACTTCGGTGATCCGGATATGCTGGACCGGGAACGCTCCAACTTCACAGCGGAGACCTGCAACACCTACAATATGCTCAAGCTTACCCGCGAGCTGTTCAAAATCACGGGAGAACCCCGTTACGCCGACTTCTACGAGAACACCTATCTGAATGCCATTGTGTCGTCACAGCACCCGCATACCGGGATGACGATGTATTTCCAGCCCATGGCGACCGGGTATTTCAAGGTCTACAGCTCGCCGTTCGAGCATTTCTGGTGCTGCACGGGCACCGGCATGGAGAGCTTCACCAAGCTGAATGACAGCCTGTATTTCCATGATGCGGCCAGCATTGTGGTTAATCAGTACTTCAGCTCTACTCTGAACTCTGCCGCGCACGGCCTGATGCTGATCCAGTCCGCCAACTTGCCTTATAGCGATACTGTAGAGTTCAAGATCTCAGTGATGCAGCCTCAGGATCAGTCCACCACGCTAAAGCTTCGTCTGCCGGATTGGCTGGCCGGAGAACCCGGGCTTCTATTAAACGGGCAGCCTGTGAACTTAGAGATCAGCGGAGGTTACCTCTTGACGGACAGAGTATGGGAGGATGGCGACACACTCCAGCTCAAGCTGCCGATGAAACTGGCGCACTTCAGCCTGCCGGATGCCCGACAGGTGGTCGCGTTCAAGTATGGACCGGTTGTGCTGAGCGCTGCTCTGGGCCAGAGTGATCTGTCTGTGTCCGCTACTGGGGTTGCTGTAAGTGTCCCAACCCGCAACATGCTGGTGAAAGACTTCATCACGACGGTGAACGAGAGCCCGCAGGAGTGGCTGGCGCAGCTTGCGGACCGCGCAGTCCGGCTGGAGCAGGATGAACTGGCCTTTGCGCTGCGGGGAACGGATGAGGATCAGCGGCTGGTCTTCACTCAGCATTATAAGCAGCATAGTGAGCGTTACGGCATCTACTGGCGGCTGGTCGAGGCCGATTCGGCTGAGCTGCAGAAGCATATTTTACAAGGCAAAATCCGGCAGCGTGTACAGGACGCTACACTGGACAGCCTCCCAGTCGGCAATGACCAGTATGAGCTGGAGCATGGCATTGCGGGAGAGAACACCTCCGTAGCCACCTGGGACGGATATAACATCCGCAAAGCGGAGAACAGCGGCTGGTTCAGCTACCGGATGAAGGTGGCGCCGCGTACGGACAACTACCTGTCGGTCATTTATTTCTCAGGAAATAATGGTAAGAAAATAGCGATTTATGTAGACGGGGAGCTGATTGCGAGCGAGGTGCTGCATACGGATGAAGCCCGCAGCTTCTACGAGCGGAGTTATCTGATTCCTGCTGAAGCGGTTGGCGGCAAGACCGAGGTGGAAGTCAAGTTCGTGGTTCCAGAGAAGGAAAATGGCATCTTCGACCTGCTGCGCATGATGACCGGTTATGATCACAATGCCGGACTGCGCCAGCTTGCCTTCAGTGAAGGAACGCTGTCCACCTCCTTCAGCGGCGGCATAACCACGTATAGCCTGAGCGTTCCGCAAGCAGCGGGCCAGGTACAACTGAACGTAACCCCACATCATCACAATGCCTTGGTCTATGCAGACGGAATTCTGATCGAGGATTCACTCCCCCGCGAGATCAAGCTGCCGCACAGCCGCACTGAGGTGAATCTCACGGTTAAGGCGGAGGATCATGTTACGGTGCAGGAATATAAGCTTCAGATTGTGAAAGAATAG
- a CDS encoding DUF4179 domain-containing protein: MRTIEERLQEHQQTMTPSELEGRLRKALEQAPVRQKSRAGQARTWVATAAAALLLTVGVYQYPALAYYGGKLFNQTELYTLGFSGVAEHGYGQTVNKSMTLENGIVLTVNGVIADDNALLMYYSITPPPGEVFDEEPSSLYALGHITGFLTNSSPTSGGGYNKDKTRYEGINKFEPVSPFARNLTLNVYSYQGEAKPAQAKLSFNFDASKAMKSILVADIHQAVQVDQGTVYYDTITASPTSTIVKGQYKMDNGENPRFSAATKLYVNGTEVDLLSMRSGVNEKTGVAEFQIEYDVLPTDKPQSVELVLDNFSGYQKVEQPIPLASPSDHSVTVGQEKLWIRSVTRTPDGYDIVIAGRQFTSLDKDTLAVQAGGATVPVTSISDSRKWDLKNGNILWERTYSFQTTEKPEFLQMDGFHYIKYYRQTIPVPVGNK, encoded by the coding sequence ATGAGAACGATCGAGGAGAGATTACAGGAGCATCAGCAGACCATGACGCCGTCAGAACTTGAAGGCAGATTGCGGAAGGCGCTGGAGCAGGCTCCGGTTAGACAGAAATCACGGGCGGGACAAGCGCGGACCTGGGTGGCTACAGCAGCCGCCGCCCTGCTGCTGACGGTGGGTGTCTATCAGTATCCGGCGTTGGCTTATTATGGCGGGAAGCTGTTTAACCAGACTGAGCTGTATACGCTTGGATTCTCTGGAGTCGCTGAACATGGCTACGGACAGACCGTTAACAAAAGTATGACACTGGAGAATGGGATTGTACTCACGGTTAACGGAGTAATTGCGGATGATAATGCTCTGCTGATGTATTACAGCATTACCCCGCCGCCGGGAGAGGTGTTCGATGAGGAGCCGTCGTCGCTGTATGCATTAGGCCATATTACAGGGTTTTTGACAAACTCTTCACCGACAAGTGGCGGCGGTTACAACAAGGACAAAACCCGGTATGAGGGAATTAACAAATTTGAGCCGGTCAGTCCGTTCGCCAGAAATCTGACCCTTAATGTATACAGCTATCAGGGTGAAGCCAAGCCTGCGCAAGCCAAGCTCTCCTTTAATTTTGACGCCAGTAAAGCCATGAAAAGCATCCTGGTCGCCGATATTCATCAAGCCGTTCAGGTGGATCAGGGAACCGTCTACTATGACACGATTACCGCTTCCCCTACGTCAACCATCGTAAAGGGACAATACAAGATGGATAACGGAGAAAATCCAAGATTCTCTGCTGCAACCAAGCTGTATGTGAATGGGACAGAAGTGGATTTGTTGTCCATGCGGTCGGGTGTCAATGAGAAAACGGGAGTAGCGGAGTTTCAGATTGAATACGATGTGCTGCCGACAGACAAGCCGCAGAGTGTTGAACTTGTATTGGATAACTTCAGCGGATACCAGAAGGTGGAGCAGCCGATCCCGCTGGCCTCACCCTCAGACCACTCCGTGACGGTCGGCCAGGAGAAGCTCTGGATTCGCAGTGTCACCAGAACTCCTGACGGCTATGATATCGTGATTGCCGGGAGACAATTCACATCTCTGGATAAGGATACCTTGGCTGTTCAAGCCGGAGGGGCCACCGTTCCCGTCACTTCCATATCCGATTCCCGCAAGTGGGATCTGAAGAACGGCAATATCCTGTGGGAACGCACGTATTCCTTCCAGACAACAGAGAAGCCGGAATTCCTGCAGATGGACGGCTTCCACTATATTAAGTACTATAGACAAACTATTCCGGTCCCTGTAGGGAATAAATAG
- a CDS encoding sugar ABC transporter permease, which translates to MNVKSNLYRKEKIYGFLFILPPLLGLLIFTLYPMIYSIYGSFTDWDGLGQMNFIGLSNFKDLWSDELFHKALFNTLFMMLGIPIGITLALLLALGLNRGVPGTTAFRVIYYVPVISSLAAVSIMWNWAYNGDYGLVNQFLDLFGISGPNWMANKYTVKPALIIMAVWKGLGYTMLLYLAALQSVSRSYYEAAELDGANGFKSFWHITWPMVRPVTFFIIVTNIIGGSQIFTEMNIMTPTGGPEYASASVVFYIWQKAFGNFQMGYASAMAVFLGVFIFVVTLIQFRMNEKQSFDVD; encoded by the coding sequence GTGAATGTTAAGTCCAATCTGTACCGCAAGGAGAAAATCTACGGATTTCTGTTTATCCTGCCTCCGCTGCTGGGACTGCTGATCTTTACGCTCTACCCAATGATTTATTCAATCTATGGCTCATTCACGGATTGGGATGGACTCGGCCAAATGAACTTCATCGGACTTAGCAACTTCAAGGATCTGTGGTCGGATGAGCTGTTCCATAAGGCCTTATTCAATACCTTGTTCATGATGCTTGGCATTCCGATCGGCATTACGCTGGCGCTGCTGCTGGCACTTGGGCTTAACCGGGGAGTTCCCGGGACTACAGCGTTCCGGGTCATCTATTATGTTCCGGTTATTTCTTCTCTGGCCGCAGTATCGATCATGTGGAACTGGGCCTATAACGGTGATTATGGTCTCGTCAACCAGTTCCTTGATCTCTTCGGGATCAGCGGGCCGAACTGGATGGCGAATAAATATACGGTTAAGCCGGCGCTGATCATTATGGCGGTATGGAAGGGCCTCGGTTATACAATGCTGCTCTATCTGGCGGCGCTGCAGAGTGTCTCCAGATCTTATTACGAAGCGGCGGAGCTGGATGGAGCGAACGGTTTCAAGTCCTTCTGGCATATCACCTGGCCGATGGTGCGCCCGGTAACGTTTTTCATCATCGTGACCAACATTATTGGAGGATCGCAAATTTTTACCGAGATGAACATTATGACCCCTACAGGCGGACCTGAATATGCTTCAGCCTCCGTGGTGTTCTACATTTGGCAAAAAGCCTTCGGCAACTTCCAGATGGGTTATGCCTCTGCTATGGCGGTATTCCTCGGCGTGTTCATATTTGTTGTGACTCTTATCCAATTCCGAATGAACGAGAAGCAATCGTTCGATGTCGATTAA
- a CDS encoding AraC family transcriptional regulator — MTAFTLLVDKPVHLEMTGKFVAPSAEWIHLSRILQDYELIVMTEGVLYLAGDNQQFVVSKGEFLLLPPLTRQYGYKSSDCSFYWLHFHATDGSQTAGPAPLNSDKEEYVIHLPQYGTLRNVEKIIVMMKQLQDSVRSYNQTVLGNYMSTVILCELYSQTLPTDADPFKRTKQEQLYHDIVDYIKWSRSEHIKVSQIAAYFGYNEKYLSHLFTVISGISLKQYILQQKMELAKFLLTDTNQNVSEVSLQLGYKDCHNFMKSFKKIVGLTPTEFRNAYAKRLLFYE; from the coding sequence ATGACTGCGTTCACACTGCTGGTAGATAAGCCTGTACATCTGGAGATGACCGGCAAATTCGTGGCCCCCTCAGCGGAGTGGATACACTTAAGCCGGATTTTGCAGGATTATGAGCTGATTGTGATGACCGAAGGCGTACTCTACCTGGCGGGTGACAACCAGCAGTTCGTCGTCTCCAAAGGCGAGTTCCTGCTCCTGCCTCCGCTTACCAGACAATACGGGTACAAGTCTTCGGACTGTAGCTTTTATTGGCTGCATTTTCATGCTACTGACGGTAGTCAGACTGCGGGCCCCGCTCCGTTGAATAGCGATAAGGAAGAATATGTGATTCACCTGCCCCAATACGGAACCCTAAGGAATGTGGAGAAAATCATCGTCATGATGAAGCAGCTTCAGGATTCGGTGCGGAGCTACAATCAGACGGTGCTGGGTAACTATATGTCTACCGTTATTCTGTGTGAGCTGTACAGCCAGACCCTTCCAACCGATGCCGATCCGTTCAAAAGAACCAAGCAGGAGCAGCTCTACCACGATATTGTAGATTACATCAAATGGAGCCGCAGCGAGCATATTAAGGTATCCCAGATCGCTGCCTATTTCGGCTATAACGAGAAGTATCTCTCCCATCTGTTCACTGTCATCTCCGGGATCTCCCTGAAGCAATATATTCTGCAGCAGAAGATGGAGCTGGCGAAATTCCTGCTGACCGACACCAACCAGAACGTCAGCGAAGTCTCATTACAGCTGGGTTATAAGGATTGTCATAACTTCATGAAATCGTTCAAAAAAATAGTCGGCCTCACCCCCACCGAGTTCCGCAACGCTTATGCCAAGCGCCTGCTGTTCTACGAATGA
- a CDS encoding family 43 glycosylhydrolase, with translation MNTNREYTNPLVEQRADPWVYKHTDGYYYFTASVPEYDRIEVRRALTIEGLREAQPVVAWRKYENGPLSANIWAPEIHYMDGKWYIYFAAARTTETKEGLFDHRMYALENTSANPLEGEWTEKGQVRTAWESFALDATTFEHRGVHYYVWAQKDPEIDGNSNLYISAMENGWTLKGPQTMISSPEYPWEVIGFKVNEGAAVLKRGGRIFMSFSASATDHNYCMGMLTADEDSDLLDAASWTKHPEPVFQTSEENGQYGPGHNSFTVDEHGEDVLIYHARNYKEITGDPLYDPNRHTRAQRLSWNADGTPDFGVPVRDGGK, from the coding sequence ATGAATACAAATAGAGAGTACACTAACCCGCTTGTCGAACAGCGTGCAGATCCCTGGGTATACAAGCATACCGACGGCTATTACTATTTCACTGCTTCCGTGCCCGAATATGACCGGATTGAAGTACGCAGAGCGTTAACGATTGAGGGGCTTCGGGAAGCACAGCCGGTAGTAGCCTGGCGTAAATATGAGAACGGTCCGCTCAGCGCCAATATCTGGGCACCCGAAATCCATTACATGGACGGCAAATGGTATATTTACTTCGCGGCGGCCCGGACCACGGAGACGAAGGAAGGGCTGTTCGACCACCGGATGTACGCCCTGGAGAATACTTCAGCGAATCCGCTGGAAGGGGAGTGGACCGAGAAGGGACAGGTGAGAACCGCCTGGGAATCCTTCGCTCTGGACGCTACAACGTTCGAGCATAGAGGCGTGCATTACTATGTATGGGCGCAAAAGGACCCTGAGATTGACGGGAACTCCAATCTCTATATCTCAGCCATGGAGAACGGCTGGACGCTTAAGGGTCCGCAGACGATGATCTCTTCACCGGAGTATCCTTGGGAGGTCATCGGCTTCAAGGTCAATGAAGGGGCTGCCGTGCTGAAGCGGGGCGGCCGGATCTTCATGAGCTTCTCGGCCAGCGCTACCGATCATAACTATTGCATGGGAATGCTTACCGCAGATGAGGACAGCGATCTGCTGGACGCTGCATCCTGGACCAAGCATCCTGAGCCCGTGTTCCAGACCAGTGAGGAGAACGGGCAGTACGGTCCGGGCCATAACAGCTTCACCGTGGATGAGCACGGCGAGGATGTGCTGATCTACCATGCCCGTAACTATAAGGAGATTACCGGCGACCCGCTCTACGACCCGAACCGCCACACCCGCGCCCAGCGCCTGAGCTGGAACGCGGACGGCACACCGGACTTCGGCGTGCCGGTGAGGGATGGCGGGAAGTAG
- a CDS encoding carbohydrate ABC transporter permease encodes MNMTSRRRVTHSIIFVLLLIGAVFMIGPLLWMLSTSFKDKQDVFALPPVWIPRPFHFDKYSEIWEAGPLLSGIKNSLIIAVTVTIVGTFTSSLAAFSFAKLRFPGKNKIFLLMLSSLMIPYPAVMIPQFFMFSKLGWIDTLLPLIVPGLFGNIVMIFFLRQYLSSVPNAIIEAAKIDGSSYFRLYSSITFPLIKPAVAAQLILWFMGIWNDYLSPIIYLNSPEKQTLQLVIANFNATYAIQTDYPLIMAASIIALLPMLIIFLVFQKQIIESVAISGVKG; translated from the coding sequence ATAAATATGACGAGCAGAAGAAGAGTTACCCATAGCATTATCTTTGTTCTACTTTTAATCGGCGCGGTGTTCATGATCGGCCCGCTGCTCTGGATGCTGTCCACCTCATTCAAGGATAAGCAGGATGTGTTCGCTCTGCCTCCGGTGTGGATTCCGCGGCCGTTCCATTTCGATAAATACAGTGAGATCTGGGAGGCGGGGCCGCTGCTGAGCGGGATCAAGAACAGCTTGATCATCGCCGTCACGGTAACGATCGTAGGTACGTTCACCTCCAGTCTTGCGGCGTTTTCTTTTGCTAAATTGCGGTTTCCGGGTAAAAATAAAATATTCCTGCTGATGCTCTCATCCCTGATGATTCCGTATCCGGCAGTCATGATTCCGCAATTCTTCATGTTCTCGAAGCTGGGCTGGATTGATACGCTGCTGCCGCTGATTGTGCCGGGCTTATTCGGTAATATCGTCATGATCTTCTTCCTGCGGCAGTATCTGAGCAGTGTGCCGAATGCGATTATCGAAGCGGCCAAAATCGACGGAAGCTCGTACTTCCGCCTGTACAGCTCCATTACCTTCCCGCTGATCAAGCCGGCGGTGGCTGCACAGCTGATTCTGTGGTTCATGGGCATCTGGAACGACTACCTGTCTCCGATTATCTATCTGAATTCACCGGAGAAGCAAACCCTCCAGCTGGTCATCGCCAACTTCAATGCGACCTATGCGATCCAGACGGACTATCCGCTGATTATGGCGGCTTCGATTATTGCCCTGCTGCCGATGCTGATTATCTTCCTTGTTTTCCAAAAGCAAATTATTGAATCTGTTGCCATCTCCGGAGTGAAGGGCTGA
- a CDS encoding sigma-70 family RNA polymerase sigma factor, protein MNISRLVRAAQRGNKEALLELILAEQDAYYRLAYSYMRNEHDAMDVMEDMIVTLYEKLEQLKKREAFYSWSKTILVNRCKTVLRNQNRFVPLEEDESPEPSLEAWTADNPYRDTESDMDLSVLLAHLNPRQREAIELRYVHDLPYQTIADITEAPVGTIKSRISQGIQKLKAMIGGDRYENDRGEITGASADHDAVRT, encoded by the coding sequence ATGAATATAAGCCGTCTTGTCAGAGCCGCACAGCGCGGCAACAAAGAAGCATTATTAGAACTAATCCTAGCCGAACAGGACGCTTATTATCGTCTTGCCTATAGCTACATGAGGAATGAGCATGACGCGATGGATGTCATGGAGGATATGATCGTCACGCTCTATGAGAAGCTGGAGCAACTGAAGAAGCGCGAGGCCTTCTACAGCTGGAGCAAAACCATCCTGGTCAACCGCTGCAAAACGGTCCTCCGCAACCAGAACCGGTTCGTTCCTCTGGAGGAGGACGAGTCGCCGGAGCCTTCCCTTGAGGCATGGACTGCAGATAACCCGTACCGCGATACCGAGTCTGACATGGATCTGTCCGTCCTGCTCGCGCATCTGAATCCCCGGCAGCGGGAAGCGATTGAGCTGCGTTATGTCCACGATCTGCCGTATCAGACCATTGCCGATATTACGGAAGCGCCGGTCGGTACGATCAAGTCCAGAATCTCGCAGGGAATACAGAAACTAAAAGCTATGATTGGAGGTGACCGTTATGAGAACGATCGAGGAGAGATTACAGGAGCATCAGCAGACCATGACGCCGTCAGAACTTGA